A window of Halopelagius inordinatus genomic DNA:
GAGCGCGTAACTCCGCTCGACGAGACGGCCTCAGATACCTTCTTAGGGGGCGCTAATCGGACCTGCGGGCGTCTCGCACGCTTTCGAAAAGGGAGGCTTAAGTATCTCCGTCGGGAACTCACGTCCACTATGGCGAACGGCAAATACGCCGCGCGCAAACTCAAGCAGGACCGGCAGAAGCGACGCTGGTCCGACTCCGAGTACGCGCGCCGCGAACGTGGTCTCCGCAAGAAGTCCGACCCCCTCGAAGGCGCACCGCAGGCTCGCGGTATCGTGCTGGAGAAGGTCGGTATCGAAGCAAAGCAGCCGAACTCGGCCATCCGAAAGTGCGTCCGCGTTCAGCTCATCAAGAACGGAAAGCAGGTCACCGCGTTCTGTCCCGGTGACGGCGCTATCTCGTTCATCGACGAGCACGACGAAGTCACCATCGCCGGTATCGGCGGCGCGAAGGGCCGCGCGATGGGTGACCTCTCGGGCGTGAACTACAAGGTCGACAAGGTAAACGGCGTGGCGATGCTCGAACTCGTCCGCGGTAACGCAGAGAAACCGGTGCGATAATGTCCGAGAGCGACACTCCCGACCCCGACGCCCCGGCGGACAGCGAGGAAGCGGCGGCGAACGCGCAACTGTTCGGCGTCTGGGACGTGACCGAGATAGAGTACACCGACCCCTCGACGGAGCGGTACATCAACGTCACCCCCATCGCTCACACGATGGGCCGTCACGCGTCGAAGCAGTTCAAGAAAAGCGAGATCAGCATCGTCGAACGACTCGTCAACCGCCTCATGCAGACCGAGGAGAACACGGGCCAAAAGCAGAAGGCGATGAAGATAACGAAGGACGCCTTCGAAATCGTCCACGACCGCACGGAGGAGAACCCCATCCAGATTCTCGTCCGCGCCGTCGAGAACGCCGCCCCGCGCGAGGAGACTGTCCGCCTGAAGTACGGTGGCATCTCCGTCCCGCAGGCCGTCGACGTCGCACCCCAGCGTCGCGTCGACCAAGCGCTCATGTTCCTCGCCGAGGGGACGAAGAAGGGCTCCTACAAGACGACGACGAGCGCAGCCGAGGCGCTCGCCCAGCAGCTCGTCTCCGCCGCGGACTACGACGTCCAGTCGTACGCTATCAACCAGAAAGAAGAGTCCGAACGCGTCGCGGAAGCGGCCCGATAACTCGCCGGACGCTCTCTTTTCTTCTCTCTTCGCCGACCGAGAGCCGACGGGTCGTCGCGCGGCGGTTCGGTCGCCGCCGTTCGCCGTCTCTCAGTCCGCCGCAGTCGCGTGGTTCGGCCCCTCTATCGCGTACCGCCGAGTCATCTCCACGAGC
This region includes:
- a CDS encoding 30S ribosomal protein S12; its protein translation is MANGKYAARKLKQDRQKRRWSDSEYARRERGLRKKSDPLEGAPQARGIVLEKVGIEAKQPNSAIRKCVRVQLIKNGKQVTAFCPGDGAISFIDEHDEVTIAGIGGAKGRAMGDLSGVNYKVDKVNGVAMLELVRGNAEKPVR
- a CDS encoding 30S ribosomal protein S7, coding for MSESDTPDPDAPADSEEAAANAQLFGVWDVTEIEYTDPSTERYINVTPIAHTMGRHASKQFKKSEISIVERLVNRLMQTEENTGQKQKAMKITKDAFEIVHDRTEENPIQILVRAVENAAPREETVRLKYGGISVPQAVDVAPQRRVDQALMFLAEGTKKGSYKTTTSAAEALAQQLVSAADYDVQSYAINQKEESERVAEAAR